TCAGCAACCACCTAGCCGCCTCCCCCCTCTCTCCTGCCTATGCACAACCCCCGCCAAATCAGCGGGGGTTGTTTGTTGCGTCCAAATCCTGTTTTTGGTATACTATACACACTGTTATTATCCACAAAGGTCTATGATGAAAACTATAAGCATTTTGGCGTCTGGGGCCGCATTTTCAATCCTGCTCCTCCTTGCGCCATCGGCAACAAATGCCGCTCCTGTTGATGAAGATGGGGTCTGTCAGCTTTTTCCGGTTACCGCAGACGAAGCATGCGGGCCGGGTTTGGTATGCGAACAAACGCCGACAAGCGCCGCGGGCCAAGGAGTGTGTTGTGCGCCGGGGTCAGACAACTGCCGTTTCGGGTTGGGAGAACAATCCACGTTCACAACCCTGGGTTTGGGCAAAAATGATGACCTTAAGGGGACTCTGGCGACCATTATCAATATAGCGCTCGGGTTCCTTGGCATTATTGCCGTGATTATCGTGATGTTCGGGGGGTTCAAGTGGATGACTGCGGCTGGAAACGAGGAGCAGGTGGGAGAGGCGCGGAAGCTGATCGTGGGGGGCGTGGTCGGACTGCTGGTGATATTCATGGCATGGGCAATCGCGAGCTTTGTGGTATTATTACGCCTCGCTATACAACCATATGCACCACACCATGACGCCACGCGCCGTTCAAGCCGCAAAATGCATGCTTGCCACGAGCATGCTGGTTCTGCTCGCTGTTGCAATCGCGGCACCTTCGTCAACTGGCGCGCAAGTTGCGGATCCCCGGGCTGCGGACCAGCAGTATGGCCTGGGAAGCGCCAGCAGCTTCACAAATGTCGGCCTGGGCAAAGAGGATGACCTTAAGGGGACTCTAGCGACCGTCATCAACATAGCGCTCGGGTTCCTTGGCATCATTGCCGTGATTATCGTGATGTTCGGAGGGTTCAAGTGGATGACTGCGGCAGGCAACGAGGAGCAGGTGGGAGAGGCGCGGAAGCTGATCGTGGGGGGCGTGGTCGGACTGCTGGTGATATTCATGGCATGGGCAATCGCGAGCTTTGTGGTAAGCTCCTCGGCTCGGATATGAAAAAGAATACTTTTTCATATCACTCGCTCTACGTCGCTAATAAAACAATGCTATGCCGATAGTTAAATCGTTTTCCTTAAGAATCAACCTGATCGTCGCGGCGGGCATGCTCGCATTCGCGATTCTCGCGCCGGTTCCGGCGCTCGCCCAAACCGACCCGTTCGGCGTGGAAGATGCGGCCAGGATCAACGTGGGCGAAGAGCGGGACCTTAAATTTGCCATTGCGAACATCGTGAACGTAGTACTCGGATTTTTGGGAATCCTTGCGGTCATCATCATCATGTATGCGGGATTCAAATGGATGACCGCGTCCGGAAACGAAGAGCAGGTGGGCGAAGCCCGAAAAATGCTCTTGCAGGCGGTCATCGGCTTAATCATCATCATGGGAGCCTGGGTCATTATAAACTTCGTCACCGGAGAATTCGGCAGAGCGGTCCAGCTTGAAAACTAACCGGCCCCGGGCCGCTTACGCAACACGTATGACCGCACGCCGCACTCTCATCGTAGCACTCCTCGTTTCCGGATTGGCGGGATTCGCGGCAAGCCCGCACCCGGCATTTGCCCAGCGCAGCGCCGCCGGGGAAAACGCGCTCAATTTTTTGGATGCGACCGCGGAAAAGGGCGGGCTCTCAAGCGGCATCAAAAACGCGGGATTCAGCAGTGAGGACGCGGTGCTCGGCATTGTGGGCAACATCATCAACGTCATCCTTGGATTCGTGGGAATCATCTTCTTTGTCCAGATGTTCTACGCGGGCTTCAGGTGGATGTCGTCCGGCGGCAACGAGGAGGTCGTAACCGAAGCCAGGCAGACCATCAAGAGCGCAGTCATCGGCATTGCGGTGGTGTTTGCCGCGTTCGTGGTTACGAACTTTACCTTGAATCAAATCGCAAGCATCACTGGGCCCACGCGGCCATCCGGGTTGCCCCCTGAAGATGAGAGCTATGACCCAAGTTTAGATGCCCCGGGCGGAGACTTAAATTTCGGCGAACTACCTCCGCCGCTTGGGACATGCATCTATCCAAAAAGCGGCGAATGTGATGCCGGAAACACCGGGTGGACTGACCTGCAAAGTGATGTATCTGAAAATGCTTGCATGACTCTCGCTGCTTCGGCTTGTGGCGACCCTGATTTGCACGACTGGTATTAATATACTATGAAATACGCCGCTCTAATATCACTATTCTTGGCAACCCTGTCTATAACTCTGTTTTCTTTTCAAGTCGTGGCTCATGCCCAAAATACTGATACCAAACTCGCGAGCGCGGTTGGCGATGCCCGTGGAAAACTCAATGCCATTGGCTCAATCACAGGCTTGGGACGGGTTGACGTTTCAACTGACGCTGGTCTGTACGAAAAAATCGCGGCAGTCATCAATATCCTGCTCGGGTTTGCGGGCGTAATTGCGACCATCTATATAATTGTTGCGGGAATCCAGTGGATTACGGCAAGCGGCAATGAGGAACAGGTTACCGAAGCGCGCGGAAACATAAGGAACGCGGTCATCGGCTTGGTGGTTATATTCCTCGCGTTTGTCATCACCAATTTCGTCACCAAATCACTCATTGACGTAATCGGCGGCTGACGCTAAAAACTTCCCTATGAAAATCTTTCTCACAGCCATTGCCTTAACAGGCCTCCTCGCAGCCGCGGCTCCGGCGCACGCGGTATCCGGCGTCAACCAGCTCAAGAACAACCTCGGCATCATCGGAACCGAAACCGGGCTCGGCACCCAAGGGGACTCAAGTCTTCCGGAAAAAATCGCGGCAATTGTGAACATAGCGCTCGGGTTTGTAGCGCTCATCGGGGTGATCATGATCATCTACGCGGGCTTTAAGTGGATGACAGCCGGCGGCAACGAGGAGCAAATAAAAGAAGCCAAAGGCCATATCCGCAATGCGGTCATCGGCATTGTCATTATTATGCTCGCGTTCGTAATTGTCAATTTTACCGTGAACAAGCTCTCGGAAACCGTGGGTGTGGGCGAGGGCGGAGGAGGAGGGGGAAACGTCATCAGCGGACTTTGTGAATTTGATGTTGGCGGCGGGCTTATGTTCTGCGTACCTCGGTCAGAATCAGAGTGCCAAACCCTTGGGGGAACCTATAACGCGCAGTGCGAAAAGCAGACTTACTGCAGGTGCGCAAGCGGATGCGGGGCAAACAACTGCCTTATTATGACCGAAAATGCATGCGAAAGGAAGAGTGGAGCGCTTAGCGACGCGCCCTGTAATTGAGTAGCAATGCGTCAAAAACAGCCCGCCCCCAAGGTGGGCTGTTTTTGAGCGTTTTGACTTTTGTATACACATTGTGTATACTGACCGCATCATCAATCACATCAATCCCATGATTAAAGACACCACCATCAACATCAGGACAAACGCCAAAATCAAAAAACGAGTAGCCCAAAAAGCGCGCGAGCGAGGCCTTACGCTTTCGGGACTCACGAATCTGTTCTTCCAGAATTTTGTGCAGAACGAACAAACGCTCATAGACAAGCTTGAGGAGCGCATGTTTGATAACGCCCTGCAGTCAGCGCCCATTAGAGAGAAGCTTACCCGATCGGATAGCGCGCTGGAAAAAAGACTCGCTGAAGACGCAAAAGATTTGGCGCGGATGCATTTTGATGATCTGCCGTCTGAAGACGAATGGGTTGCCATACAGCCATCCATCAATTAACCTATGGATTTCCACCAAGGCGACATAGCGCTCGCAAACCTCAATCCGACCAGAGGGCACGAGCAAGCGGGCTTTAGGCCTGTGTTGATCATGCAAGCCAACATCCTCAACAAGCACCTAAGCACGGTCATCATAGCGCCAATCACCACAAATCTTGGTGCCCGAGGAAAGCTTACCACCTATCTCCTAGCTAAGGATGTATCAGGGCTTGACTATGATTCGGTCGTGCTCGTCCATCAAATACGCGCGCTTGACAAACAGCGATTAGAGAAAAAAATAACGAGCATATCTCACGATGAATTCCAAAAGATAAGAGAGAAACTGCTGTTTGTGTTCGGTTGATTTTTTTGCGCTTTTCTGATACCATAACCCTATGTCAGGCCACTCAAAATGGCACTCAATCAAGCACCAAAAAGCGGCGGCTGACGCCAAAAAGGGCGCTGCTTTTACGCGCGTCTCCCGCAATATCACCATTGCGGCGCGCGAGCGCGGAGGAGACCCGGAAACCAACGCCAAGCTGCGGCTGGCCATAGACCAGGCCCGCAACGTGAACATGCCCAAAGACAACATCCAGCGCGCCATTGACCGCGGAACCGGCACGGGCAGCGAGTCACAGCTCACCGAAACTCTGTACGAGGGCTATGGCCCTGCCGGGGTCGCGCTCATCGTCAAGGTGGTTACGGACAACACCAACCGCGCGGTATCTGATTTGCGGCACATTTTGAACAAGCACGGCGGGACGCTTGGAAAATCGGGATCAGTGATGTGGAACTTTGAGTTCAAAAACGGCGAGTACGTTCCCAGGAGCACGATTGCGCTTGATGCGGAAGCCAAGGAAAAATTTGAGGCGTTCGCTGGCGCGCTCGGAGAGCTGGAAGACATAAACGACTTCTACGACAATGCGGTATGATTATCCTTGGCATAGACCCAGGAATAGCTGACACCGGATTTGGAGTAATCAAAAAAACGAACGACTCGTTTCGCGCCCAAGCTTTTGGGACTATTGCCACGCGGAAAACAGACGCATTGACGGACCGGCTGAAGGAACTCTTTGATGGGATACAGGGGCTCATCAAAAAATACAAGCCAGAGCGCATTGCCGTGGAACAGCTTTTTTTTGCCAAGAACGCCAAAACCGCGATTACCGTGGCGCACGGCCGAGGAGTCATCCTGCTCGCGGCAAAGAGCGCGGGATGCGAAGTCCGGGAGTACACCCCCCTGCAGGTAAAACAGGCCATCACCGGCTATGGCGCGGCGAGCAAATCGCAAATCCAGCGCATGGTAAAAACCATTCTCGCGCTCAAAACAATTCCCCGGCCCGATGATGCGGCAGATGCGCTCGCTATTGCCATTTGCGCGGGGCAAACAAACCATTCGTTGTCATTGCGAGCATAAGCGAAGCAATCCCGTGAACGACGAAATTGCCGCGGGAGCTATCGCTCCCTCGCAATGACATTATGAAATTTCCGCGAACCTGCGCTTGCCCACTTGGATGATGGCGCCCTTGTTGACGTCAATTTTCGCCTTCCAGTCGCTTACCAGCGCATCGTCCACCCGCACGCCGCCCTGCTCAATGAGGCGCTTTGCTTCTGACCGGGATTGCGCAAGCCCCAGTGCAACAAGCAATTCGTCCGCTTGTTTTTGTTTGCCGGAAACCTTCTTTTTTGGGATGTCCGAGGGCAAGGCGCCGGACCGAAACACTGCATTGAATTCTTTCTCCGCAGCCTGTGCCGCTTTGGCGCCATGGTACATCCCAACGATTTCAAGCGCGAGGCGCGCTTTTGCGTCGCGCGGATTTTCGCCTTTCTTGAGTTCGCGCTCAATCTGCCGAATAGCATCCAAAGGCACATCCGTGCATAATTCAAAATAGGTGACGATAAGCCCGTCCGAAAGCGACATGATTTTTCCGTACATGTCAGCGGGCTCGTCATCCAAGTAGACGCAGTTATCATACGTCTTGCTCATCAATCTTCCGTCTGTGCCTTCGATGAGAGGTGTGGTCAAGACGCATTTGTCGCGCTTGCCGAATGCTTTCTGCATCGTCCGGCCCGCAAGCATGTTAAATTCCTGATCCGT
This window of the Parcubacteria group bacterium genome carries:
- a CDS encoding type II toxin-antitoxin system PemK/MazF family toxin, which codes for MDFHQGDIALANLNPTRGHEQAGFRPVLIMQANILNKHLSTVIIAPITTNLGARGKLTTYLLAKDVSGLDYDSVVLVHQIRALDKQRLEKKITSISHDEFQKIREKLLFVFG
- a CDS encoding tyrosine--tRNA ligase — its product is MAKKQAKTYELLTRGVAKAIPQNLAEEKLASGRKLRVYWGIDPTGTRMHLGHTIPMRKLMQFADAGHEAILIIGSFTAMLGDPSDKDAMRKPLTREQVQSNFETYKKQAAKVLDFSKIDVRYNHEWLEKLTYEDIMKHASLFTVQQMEQRDAFECRIKKGNPLGIHEFLYPMMVGYDSVVLDVDFEIGGTDQEFNMLAGRTMQKAFGKRDKCVLTTPLIEGTDGRLMSKTYDNCVYLDDEPADMYGKIMSLSDGLIVTYFELCTDVPLDAIRQIERELKKGENPRDAKARLALEIVGMYHGAKAAQAAEKEFNAVFRSGALPSDIPKKKVSGKQKQADELLVALGLAQSRSEAKRLIEQGGVRVDDALVSDWKAKIDVNKGAIIQVGKRRFAEIS
- the ruvC gene encoding crossover junction endodeoxyribonuclease RuvC, with amino-acid sequence MIILGIDPGIADTGFGVIKKTNDSFRAQAFGTIATRKTDALTDRLKELFDGIQGLIKKYKPERIAVEQLFFAKNAKTAITVAHGRGVILLAAKSAGCEVREYTPLQVKQAITGYGAASKSQIQRMVKTILALKTIPRPDDAADALAIAICAGQTNHSLSLRA
- a CDS encoding YebC/PmpR family DNA-binding transcriptional regulator produces the protein MSGHSKWHSIKHQKAAADAKKGAAFTRVSRNITIAARERGGDPETNAKLRLAIDQARNVNMPKDNIQRAIDRGTGTGSESQLTETLYEGYGPAGVALIVKVVTDNTNRAVSDLRHILNKHGGTLGKSGSVMWNFEFKNGEYVPRSTIALDAEAKEKFEAFAGALGELEDINDFYDNAV